The following DNA comes from Deltaproteobacteria bacterium.
AATCCATCACACAGGCCGCCTTTCAGCATTCCCAGGGGAATGCCAGGGGCCACTTCTTCGATGACCTTGATCCCGGTGGCCGAAAGGAGCCGGCAACTGCTCAGGGCGATATCTCCGCCTGTTAAAACCAAGCCGCCCAGCGTGACTTCCATGGCCATCTGTTGGCCTAAGAGGCCCAAAGCCCCG
Coding sequences within:
- a CDS encoding four-carbon acid sugar kinase family protein: GALGLLGQQMAMEVTLGGLVLTGGDIALSSCRLLSATGIKVIEEVAPGIPLGMLKGGLCDGLKVVTKAGAFGAEDALCQAVDYLKRF